A single window of Halotalea alkalilenta DNA harbors:
- a CDS encoding class II fumarate hydratase has product MSSTRIERDSMGELEVPASALYGAQTQRAVQNFPISGQPLPPAFIQAVARVKWVAAEVNLELGLLDAPRAEAIIGAARRIVEGEYFDQFPIDVFQTGSGTSTNMNVNEVIAHLASSDALKVGPNDHVNMGQSSNDTIPSAIHISASLEIDRRLLPSLRHLHQVIERKAASLDDVVKSGRTHLMDAMPVRLSQELGGWADQIAQSIARIEDGQRRLLRLAQGGTAVGTGVNAHPEFATRFAARLAEQTGLAFVPSDSFFAALASQDAAVEMSGHLKALACAVMKISNDLRWMNSGPLAGLGEIELKALQPGSSIMPGKVNPVIPEAAAQVSAQVIGNDAAITIGGQSGNFQLNVMLPLVASNLLGSIGLLANVTRLLADDAISDFNVRRDQIEAPLAKNPVLVTALNPVIGYDKAAQVAKKAYKEGRPIIDVAEEETDIPRAELERYLDPAQLTSGGIQE; this is encoded by the coding sequence ATGAGCAGCACCCGCATCGAACGCGACAGCATGGGAGAACTCGAGGTACCTGCCTCGGCGCTCTATGGCGCTCAGACCCAGCGCGCGGTGCAGAACTTTCCGATCAGCGGCCAGCCGCTGCCGCCCGCCTTCATCCAGGCGGTGGCGCGGGTGAAATGGGTCGCCGCCGAGGTCAATCTGGAGCTCGGGCTGCTCGATGCGCCGCGGGCCGAGGCGATCATCGGCGCTGCTCGAAGGATCGTCGAAGGCGAATACTTTGATCAGTTCCCGATCGACGTGTTCCAGACCGGCTCCGGCACCTCCACCAACATGAACGTCAACGAGGTGATCGCCCATCTCGCCTCGAGCGACGCGCTCAAGGTCGGCCCCAACGACCACGTCAACATGGGGCAGAGCAGCAACGACACCATTCCGAGCGCGATCCACATCTCCGCATCGCTCGAGATCGACCGTCGCTTGCTGCCCTCGCTGCGCCACCTTCATCAGGTGATCGAGCGCAAGGCGGCCTCGCTCGACGACGTGGTGAAAAGCGGGCGTACCCATCTGATGGACGCAATGCCGGTGAGGTTGAGCCAGGAGCTCGGCGGCTGGGCGGACCAGATAGCGCAGTCGATCGCGCGGATCGAGGATGGCCAGCGGCGCTTGCTGCGCCTCGCGCAGGGCGGCACCGCGGTGGGCACGGGAGTCAATGCCCATCCCGAGTTCGCCACCCGCTTCGCCGCCCGGCTCGCCGAGCAGACCGGGCTCGCCTTCGTGCCCAGCGACAGCTTCTTTGCCGCGCTCGCCTCGCAGGATGCCGCGGTCGAGATGTCCGGCCACCTCAAGGCGCTCGCCTGTGCGGTGATGAAGATCTCCAACGACCTGCGCTGGATGAACTCAGGGCCGCTGGCCGGGCTCGGCGAGATCGAGCTCAAGGCGCTGCAGCCGGGCAGCTCGATCATGCCGGGCAAGGTCAACCCGGTGATTCCCGAGGCCGCCGCGCAGGTATCGGCCCAGGTGATCGGCAACGATGCGGCGATCACCATTGGCGGCCAGTCGGGCAACTTCCAGCTCAACGTGATGCTGCCGCTGGTCGCTAGCAACCTGCTCGGCTCGATCGGACTGCTCGCCAACGTTACCCGGCTGCTCGCCGACGACGCGATCAGTGATTTCAATGTTCGCCGTGACCAGATCGAGGCGCCGCTGGCGAAGAACCCGGTGCTGGTCACCGCGCTGAACCCGGTGATCGGCTACGACAAGGCCGCCCAGGTAGCCAAGAAGGCCTACAAGGAGGGGCGGCCGATCATCGACGTCGCCGAGGAGGAGACCGACATTCCCCGCGCGGAGCTCGAGCGCTATCTGGATCCCGCCCAGCTGACCTCGGGTGGCATCCAGGAGTGA
- the purM gene encoding phosphoribosylformylglycinamidine cyclo-ligase: MTTTPPDSSATQASLSYKDAGVDIDAGNALVDRIKGIVKRTTRPEVMGGIGGFGALCQLPSGYREPVLVSGTDGVGTKLRLAMDLGRHDTIGIDLVAMCVNDLVVAGAEPLFFLDYYATGKLDVDVAADVVSGIGEGCLQAGCALVGGETAEMPGMYEGSDYDLAGFCVGVVEKSEIIDGAKVAPGDVVLGLASSGPHSNGYSLIRKIVERAGAELDTHLDGVSLGDALMAPTRIYVKPLLSLIKQSGVQVHALSHITGGGLLENLPRVLPANACVDIDVTAWPRPPVFDWLQREGNVDAREMFRVLNCGIGMVIVVPPDQAEQAVGHLEAQGETIHRLGAVRARVGDEEQVRLENLA; the protein is encoded by the coding sequence ATGACCACCACTCCTCCCGACTCCTCTGCGACTCAGGCGTCGCTCAGCTACAAAGACGCAGGCGTCGACATCGACGCGGGCAATGCCCTGGTCGATCGCATCAAAGGCATCGTCAAGCGCACCACCCGTCCTGAGGTGATGGGCGGTATCGGCGGCTTCGGGGCCCTGTGTCAGCTGCCGAGCGGCTATCGCGAGCCGGTGCTGGTCTCCGGCACCGATGGTGTCGGCACCAAGCTGCGCCTGGCGATGGATCTCGGCCGCCATGACACCATCGGTATCGACCTGGTGGCGATGTGCGTCAACGACCTGGTGGTCGCAGGCGCGGAGCCGCTGTTCTTCCTCGACTACTATGCGACCGGCAAGCTCGACGTCGATGTCGCCGCCGACGTGGTGAGCGGCATCGGAGAAGGCTGCCTGCAGGCGGGCTGCGCGCTGGTCGGCGGCGAGACCGCCGAGATGCCGGGCATGTACGAGGGCAGCGACTACGATCTCGCCGGCTTCTGCGTTGGCGTGGTCGAGAAGTCCGAGATCATCGATGGCGCCAAGGTGGCGCCCGGCGACGTAGTGCTCGGCCTGGCCTCTTCGGGCCCCCACTCCAACGGCTACTCGCTGATCCGCAAGATCGTCGAACGCGCCGGCGCTGAACTCGACACCCACCTGGACGGGGTAAGCCTCGGCGACGCGCTGATGGCGCCGACCCGGATCTACGTAAAACCCTTGCTCTCGCTGATCAAGCAAAGCGGCGTCCAGGTTCACGCGCTCTCGCACATCACCGGCGGCGGCCTGCTCGAGAACCTGCCACGGGTACTGCCGGCGAACGCCTGCGTCGACATCGACGTCACCGCCTGGCCGCGCCCGCCGGTGTTCGACTGGCTGCAGCGTGAAGGCAACGTCGATGCCCGCGAGATGTTCCGCGTGCTCAACTGCGGTATCGGCATGGTGATCGTGGTACCGCCCGACCAGGCCGAGCAGGCGGTCGGCCACCTCGAGGCGCAGGGAGAGACCATCCATCGTCTCGGCGCGGTACGCGCCCGGGTCGGTGACGAAGAGCAGGTGCGGCTGGAGAACCTGGCATGA
- the dcd gene encoding dCTP deaminase: MSIKADKWIRRMALEHAMIEPFERDQVREVNGQRVISFGTSSYGYDVRCADEFKVFTNIHSATVDPKHFDDKSFVDVKGDVCVIPPNSFALARTVEYFRIPRSVLTICLGKSTYARCGIIVNVTPLEPEWEGHVTLEFSNTTNLPAKIYANEGVAQMLFLESDEICETSYLDRGGKYQGQRGVTLPRT; the protein is encoded by the coding sequence ATGAGCATCAAAGCGGACAAGTGGATTCGTCGTATGGCCTTGGAACACGCCATGATCGAGCCGTTCGAGCGCGATCAGGTCCGCGAAGTCAACGGTCAGCGGGTGATCTCCTTCGGCACCTCTAGCTATGGCTATGACGTGCGCTGTGCCGACGAGTTCAAGGTGTTCACCAACATCCATTCCGCCACCGTCGACCCCAAGCACTTCGACGACAAGAGCTTCGTCGACGTCAAGGGCGATGTCTGCGTGATCCCGCCGAACTCCTTCGCCCTGGCGCGTACCGTCGAGTACTTTCGCATCCCGCGCAGCGTGCTGACCATCTGCCTCGGCAAGTCGACCTACGCGCGCTGCGGGATCATCGTCAACGTCACGCCGCTCGAACCCGAATGGGAAGGGCACGTGACGCTGGAATTCTCCAATACCACCAACCTGCCGGCGAAGATCTACGCCAACGAGGGCGTGGCGCAGATGCTGTTCCTCGAGTCCGACGAGATCTGCGAGACCTCCTACCTCGATCGCGGCGGCAAGTACCAGGGCCAGCGCGGCGTTACCCTGCCGCGGACCTGA
- a CDS encoding AI-2E family transporter — MRLRWWGLLTAVGFFWMVTLLSPILMPFFIGFILAYLGNPIVGMLERSGLSRLFAVILFFLLIGTLTLLGMLVLLPLLWQQLLQFFYLIPEMLIWLQGSVVPYLEHYLDLDLSTGFEQIRLLLLEHWRETGSFAASLLAQMSRSGLVLALWLINITLVPVVAFYLLLDWERMIGAVRGLLPRRIEPTVSRLAGDCDEVLGAFLRGQLIVMVSLGTVYASGLSLLGVSFGALIGMAAGVISIVPYLGALSGFTTAILVAFFQFGSLWALVGVCGVFLLGQMLETFVFQPLLLGDKIGLHPVAVIFAVLAGGQLFGFFGILLALPIAAMVMVLLRFALERYRSSALFERGSGRIEIDGGSPRERQ, encoded by the coding sequence ATGCGTCTGCGTTGGTGGGGCCTGCTCACGGCGGTAGGGTTCTTCTGGATGGTGACCCTGCTGTCGCCGATCCTGATGCCCTTCTTCATCGGCTTCATCCTCGCCTACCTCGGCAATCCGATCGTCGGTATGCTCGAGCGTTCCGGGCTTTCGCGCCTGTTCGCGGTGATCCTGTTCTTCCTTTTGATCGGTACCCTGACGCTGTTGGGCATGCTGGTCCTGCTGCCGCTTCTCTGGCAGCAGCTGCTGCAGTTCTTCTACCTGATCCCGGAGATGCTCATCTGGCTGCAGGGGTCGGTGGTGCCGTATCTGGAGCATTACCTCGATCTCGATCTCTCCACCGGGTTCGAGCAGATCCGCCTGCTGCTGCTCGAACACTGGCGCGAGACCGGCTCCTTCGCCGCCTCGCTGCTGGCGCAGATGTCGCGCTCCGGGCTGGTGCTGGCGCTATGGTTGATCAACATCACCTTGGTGCCGGTGGTGGCGTTCTATCTGCTGCTGGACTGGGAGCGGATGATCGGTGCGGTGCGGGGCTTGCTGCCGCGCCGGATCGAGCCTACGGTATCGCGCCTGGCCGGCGACTGCGACGAGGTGCTCGGCGCTTTCCTGCGCGGGCAGCTGATCGTGATGGTCTCGCTCGGCACCGTCTACGCCAGCGGCCTGTCGCTGCTCGGGGTGAGTTTCGGTGCGCTGATCGGGATGGCGGCCGGCGTCATCAGCATCGTGCCCTATCTGGGCGCCCTCTCCGGTTTCACCACCGCGATCCTGGTGGCTTTCTTCCAGTTCGGCTCGTTATGGGCGCTGGTCGGCGTCTGTGGCGTATTCCTGCTCGGCCAGATGCTCGAAACCTTCGTTTTCCAGCCGCTGCTGCTCGGCGACAAGATCGGTCTGCATCCGGTGGCGGTGATCTTCGCCGTGCTCGCCGGCGGCCAGCTGTTCGGCTTCTTCGGCATCCTGCTGGCGCTGCCGATCGCCGCGATGGTGATGGTGCTGCTGCGCTTCGCCCTCGAGCGCTACCGCAGTAGCGCCCTGTTCGAGCGAGGATCGGGAAGGATCGAAATCGACGGCGGCTCGCCCCGGGAGCGGCAATGA
- a CDS encoding LabA-like NYN domain-containing protein: MGAEPRVAVFVDVQNVYYTTRQVFKRPFDYAAFWKEVGRGARLVEASAYAIDRGDEKQRQFQQILRGIGFEVKLKPFITRRDGSAKGDWDVGIALDVIEAAERVDRVVLVSGDGDFSILAERARQRYGVEFEVYGVDALTSDALVRAASRFVAIGPALLLPGRN, from the coding sequence ATGGGTGCCGAGCCGAGGGTCGCGGTGTTCGTCGATGTGCAAAACGTCTACTACACCACGCGCCAGGTGTTTAAGCGGCCGTTCGATTACGCTGCCTTCTGGAAGGAGGTGGGGCGCGGTGCCCGCCTGGTCGAGGCGAGCGCCTATGCGATCGACCGGGGCGATGAGAAACAGCGCCAGTTCCAGCAGATCCTGCGTGGCATCGGTTTCGAGGTGAAGCTCAAGCCGTTCATCACCCGTCGCGACGGCTCGGCGAAAGGGGACTGGGACGTTGGCATCGCGCTGGACGTGATCGAAGCGGCCGAACGGGTCGACCGCGTGGTGCTGGTCTCCGGGGATGGCGACTTCTCGATCCTCGCCGAGCGGGCTCGGCAGCGATACGGGGTCGAGTTCGAGGTCTACGGCGTCGATGCGTTGACCAGCGATGCGCTGGTGCGCGCGGCGAGCCGCTTCGTCGCGATCGGGCCGGCGCTGCTGCTGCCTGGCAGGAACTGA
- the purN gene encoding phosphoribosylglycinamide formyltransferase encodes MSEDSTGFEAAQVEPRRVVVLISGNGSNLQALIDAQGFDELGGEIVAVVSNRADAYGLVRAKEAGIPAVVLPQGEYDSREAFDGALIKVIERHEPDLVVLAGFMRILTPRFVNRFHGRLLNIHPSLLPAYRGLHTHRRVLEDGVKQHGLSIHFVTEELDGGPVVMQAEVEVDENDTEETLARKVQAREHLLYPIAVRWFLEGRLRLEAAGPTFDGIALKPTGMRLSHADALDDIDEG; translated from the coding sequence ATGAGCGAGGACAGCACTGGATTCGAGGCCGCCCAGGTCGAGCCACGCAGGGTAGTGGTGTTGATCTCTGGCAACGGCAGCAATCTCCAGGCGCTGATCGACGCCCAGGGCTTCGACGAACTCGGCGGCGAGATCGTTGCGGTGGTCTCCAACCGCGCGGACGCTTACGGACTGGTGCGCGCCAAGGAGGCCGGCATTCCCGCCGTGGTGCTGCCACAGGGCGAGTACGACAGCCGCGAAGCGTTCGATGGCGCGTTGATCAAGGTGATCGAACGCCACGAACCGGACCTCGTCGTGCTCGCCGGCTTCATGCGCATTCTCACTCCCCGCTTCGTCAACCGCTTCCACGGCCGCCTGCTCAACATCCATCCTTCGCTGCTGCCCGCCTATCGAGGCTTGCACACCCACCGCAGGGTGCTCGAGGACGGGGTCAAGCAGCATGGCCTCAGCATCCACTTCGTCACCGAGGAGCTCGACGGCGGCCCGGTGGTGATGCAGGCGGAGGTAGAGGTCGACGAGAACGACACCGAGGAGACCCTCGCACGCAAGGTCCAGGCGCGCGAGCACCTGCTCTACCCGATCGCGGTGCGCTGGTTCCTCGAAGGCCGCCTGCGCCTCGAAGCCGCCGGCCCAACCTTCGACGGCATCGCACTCAAGCCCACCGGCATGCGGCTCTCGCACGCCGATGCGCTGGATGATATCGACGAGGGCTGA
- the glpD gene encoding glycerol-3-phosphate dehydrogenase has translation MSSSQLLDLFVIGGGINGAGIANDAAGRGLKVALCEQADLASATSSASSKLIHGGLRYLEHKEFRLVREALHEREVLLNKAPHIVWPLRFILPHQPHLRPAWMLRAGLFLYDHLSPRTSLPSARSLNFAREFGADSPLAAGIKRGFEYSDCWVDDARLVILNALQAQEKGAQILVRTRCIEASERDGVWHIVLEDVASGARFERQARALVNAAGPWVESFIRGHSSRTPRLGINMIKGSHIIVPRINTDERAYILQNTDKRIVFVLPYQRDFSLVGTTDVAYQGDPSQLSISEAEIDYLLAVLDDHFKASVSREQIVASYSGVRPLCDDESSDPSAMTRDYTLDLDLGGDGKQGAPMLSVFGGKITTFRKLAEAALTKLGRFFPEMGPAWTASQPLPGGDISGRLEYAADLRRRYSWLDEQNAERLASSYGSLCERFLTTDETSMGEHFGAGLTARELDYLVEHEWAREAQDVLWRRTKLKLRLDAPACQRVADYLAKQTQTPEPA, from the coding sequence ATGTCCAGCTCCCAGCTCCTCGACCTGTTCGTCATCGGTGGCGGCATCAACGGCGCCGGTATCGCCAACGATGCCGCGGGCCGCGGCCTCAAGGTAGCGCTCTGCGAGCAAGCCGATCTCGCCAGCGCCACCTCCTCGGCCTCGAGCAAACTGATCCACGGCGGACTGCGCTACCTGGAGCACAAGGAGTTTCGTCTCGTCCGCGAGGCGCTTCACGAGCGCGAGGTGCTGCTCAACAAAGCGCCGCATATCGTCTGGCCGCTGCGCTTCATCCTGCCGCACCAGCCCCACCTGCGCCCGGCCTGGATGCTGCGCGCGGGGCTGTTCCTCTATGATCACCTCAGCCCACGCACCAGCCTGCCCAGCGCCCGCTCGCTGAATTTCGCCCGCGAGTTCGGCGCGGACAGCCCGCTTGCTGCGGGTATCAAGCGTGGCTTCGAGTACTCGGACTGCTGGGTCGACGATGCGAGGCTCGTGATACTCAACGCGCTCCAGGCGCAGGAGAAAGGCGCGCAGATACTGGTCCGCACTCGCTGCATAGAGGCGAGCGAGCGTGACGGCGTCTGGCACATCGTGCTCGAAGACGTCGCCAGCGGCGCCCGCTTCGAGCGCCAGGCGCGAGCGCTGGTCAACGCCGCCGGCCCCTGGGTCGAATCGTTCATTCGCGGCCACTCCTCGCGCACACCGCGACTCGGGATCAACATGATCAAGGGCAGCCATATCATCGTGCCCAGGATCAATACCGACGAACGCGCCTACATCCTGCAGAACACCGACAAACGCATCGTCTTCGTACTCCCCTACCAGCGCGATTTCAGCCTGGTCGGCACCACTGATGTCGCCTATCAAGGCGATCCCTCGCAGCTTTCGATCAGCGAAGCCGAGATCGACTACCTGCTCGCCGTGCTCGATGACCACTTCAAAGCCAGTGTCAGCCGCGAACAGATCGTCGCCAGCTACTCGGGCGTTCGTCCGCTATGCGACGACGAGTCGAGCGATCCCTCGGCGATGACCCGCGACTACACGCTCGATCTCGATCTCGGTGGAGACGGCAAACAGGGTGCGCCGATGCTTTCGGTGTTCGGCGGCAAGATCACCACTTTCCGCAAGCTCGCCGAGGCGGCACTGACCAAGCTCGGGCGGTTCTTCCCCGAGATGGGCCCCGCCTGGACCGCCAGCCAACCGCTGCCGGGCGGTGATATCTCGGGCCGGCTCGAGTACGCGGCCGACCTGCGCCGCCGCTACTCGTGGCTCGATGAGCAAAACGCCGAACGCCTCGCTTCGAGCTATGGCTCGCTCTGCGAGCGTTTCCTGACGACCGATGAGACATCGATGGGCGAACACTTCGGCGCCGGCCTCACCGCCCGGGAACTCGACTACCTGGTCGAGCACGAGTGGGCCCGCGAGGCACAGGACGTGCTTTGGCGGCGCACCAAGCTGAAGCTGCGCCTCGATGCGCCGGCGTGCCAGCGTGTCGCCGACTACCTGGCCAAGCAGACCCAAACGCCCGAACCCGCCTGA
- the hda gene encoding DnaA regulatory inactivator Hda, producing MSPPWQLPLGVGVRDDATFANFLTGDNPAAVAALKAQASGEEEPLIYLWGREESGRSHLLQAACHAGAANGMRTLYLPLGELGHFPPLMLEDLERLDLLAIDDVDRVVGRKRWEEGLFHCFNRMRDAKRRLVVAACAPPRQLGIQLADLSSRLGWGATFHLQPLDDQQRTEALKLRAGQRGMQLPDEVARYLLHRGPRRLSQLFEVLDRLDHASLSAQRKLTIPFVKQVLDW from the coding sequence ATGAGCCCTCCCTGGCAGCTGCCGCTCGGTGTCGGGGTGCGCGATGATGCGACCTTCGCCAATTTCCTCACTGGTGATAACCCAGCCGCGGTGGCTGCGCTCAAGGCCCAGGCGAGCGGTGAGGAAGAGCCGTTGATCTACCTGTGGGGGCGAGAGGAGTCGGGGCGCAGCCACCTGCTCCAGGCGGCCTGCCACGCCGGCGCTGCGAACGGGATGCGCACGCTCTATCTGCCGCTCGGCGAACTCGGTCACTTCCCGCCGCTGATGCTCGAGGACCTCGAACGTCTCGACCTGCTGGCGATCGACGACGTCGATCGGGTGGTGGGGCGCAAGCGCTGGGAGGAGGGGCTGTTCCATTGCTTCAACCGGATGCGCGACGCCAAGCGCCGTTTGGTGGTCGCCGCCTGCGCGCCGCCTCGCCAGTTGGGTATCCAGCTGGCTGATCTCTCCTCCAGGCTCGGCTGGGGGGCGACCTTCCACCTCCAACCGCTGGATGACCAGCAGCGTACCGAAGCGCTCAAGCTGCGCGCCGGACAGCGGGGAATGCAGCTGCCCGACGAGGTCGCGCGCTACCTCCTTCATCGCGGACCGCGCCGGCTGTCGCAGCTGTTCGAGGTGCTCGATCGGCTCGACCACGCCTCGCTTTCGGCGCAGCGCAAACTGACCATTCCCTTCGTCAAGCAGGTGCTCGACTGGTAG
- a CDS encoding DeoR/GlpR family transcriptional regulator, giving the protein MQDSGSSQQLRHLRILDIIEEQGYASIEQLAQHFSVTPQTIRRDLNQLADLGRVRRVHGGAGRCESSTTNAPYHSRQAHNAEAKRRIAERVAAEIPNHCSLFINIGTSTEMVAQALLEHRGLEVITNNLNVAAILQPKEDFNVIIAGGTVRSHDGGIIGEATIDFIDQFKVDFGIIGISGIDDDGALLEFDYREVRVAQAIIHNSRKRFLVADGSKFNRRALVRQGNLSQLDALFTDVTPPAPLLALMREHGVALHVVEAQEE; this is encoded by the coding sequence ATGCAAGACTCCGGCTCATCGCAGCAATTGCGCCACCTGCGCATTCTCGACATCATCGAGGAGCAAGGCTATGCCTCGATCGAGCAGCTGGCGCAGCACTTCAGCGTGACACCCCAGACCATCAGGCGCGATCTCAACCAGCTCGCGGACTTAGGCCGCGTACGCCGCGTGCACGGCGGCGCCGGGCGCTGTGAATCGAGTACCACCAACGCCCCCTACCACTCGCGCCAGGCGCACAACGCCGAGGCCAAACGGCGTATCGCCGAGCGGGTGGCCGCCGAGATCCCCAATCATTGCTCGCTGTTCATCAACATCGGCACCAGCACCGAGATGGTCGCCCAGGCGCTGCTTGAACACCGCGGCCTCGAAGTCATCACCAACAATCTCAACGTCGCCGCGATCCTCCAGCCCAAGGAGGATTTCAACGTGATCATCGCCGGCGGGACGGTGCGCAGCCACGATGGCGGCATCATCGGCGAGGCGACGATCGACTTCATCGATCAGTTCAAGGTCGACTTCGGCATCATCGGCATCAGCGGCATCGACGACGACGGCGCGCTGCTCGAGTTCGACTACCGCGAAGTCCGTGTCGCCCAAGCGATCATTCACAATTCGCGCAAGCGCTTCCTGGTCGCCGACGGCTCCAAGTTCAACCGCCGGGCGCTGGTCCGCCAGGGCAATCTCTCGCAGCTGGATGCCCTGTTCACCGACGTGACGCCCCCCGCACCGCTGCTCGCTTTGATGCGCGAGCACGGCGTGGCGCTGCACGTAGTCGAGGCGCAGGAGGAGTAG
- the apbC gene encoding iron-sulfur cluster carrier protein ApbC, with product MEGVKQIVAVASGKGGVGKSTVTVNLALAMAARGKRVGLLDADIYGPSQAQMLGIAPGTRPRMIDESTMAPIEAHGIKAMSMAFMVDVETAMVWRGPMVAGAFQQLLNQTAWGELDYLFIDMPPGTGDIQLTLAQKVAVAGAVIVTTPQDIALLDARKGIEMFRKVNVPVLGVVENMSLHVCSNCGHAEPIFGEGGGERVAALYQTEVIGRLPLKLSIRERSDSGCPSVVAEPDGEVAGYFNAMAERVDQQLGTTVRKGPSIGFS from the coding sequence ATCGAGGGTGTGAAGCAGATCGTAGCCGTGGCGTCGGGCAAGGGCGGCGTCGGCAAGTCCACCGTGACGGTCAACCTGGCGCTGGCGATGGCCGCGCGCGGCAAGCGGGTGGGCTTGCTCGATGCCGACATCTACGGGCCCAGCCAGGCACAGATGCTCGGCATTGCGCCCGGTACCCGGCCGCGGATGATCGATGAGAGCACCATGGCGCCGATCGAGGCCCATGGGATCAAGGCGATGTCGATGGCGTTCATGGTCGATGTCGAAACCGCGATGGTATGGCGCGGGCCGATGGTCGCCGGTGCCTTCCAGCAGCTGCTCAACCAGACCGCCTGGGGTGAGCTCGACTACCTGTTCATCGACATGCCGCCTGGTACCGGCGACATCCAGCTGACCCTGGCGCAAAAGGTCGCGGTCGCCGGTGCGGTGATCGTCACTACGCCGCAGGACATCGCTCTGCTCGATGCGCGCAAGGGCATCGAGATGTTCCGCAAGGTCAACGTACCGGTGCTTGGCGTGGTCGAGAACATGAGCCTGCACGTCTGCTCGAACTGCGGCCACGCCGAGCCGATCTTCGGCGAAGGCGGCGGCGAGCGGGTGGCGGCGCTTTATCAGACCGAGGTGATCGGTCGACTGCCGCTCAAGCTCTCGATCCGCGAGCGCTCCGATAGCGGCTGCCCCAGCGTGGTCGCCGAGCCTGATGGCGAGGTGGCCGGCTACTTCAATGCGATGGCCGAGCGGGTCGACCAGCAGCTCGGCACTACCGTGCGCAAGGGGCCGAGCATCGGTTTCAGCTAG
- a CDS encoding secondary thiamine-phosphate synthase enzyme YjbQ: MWQRKTLKLKARSRGFHLVTDEILTQLPELAGMHIGLLHLQLLHTSASLTLNENADPDVRHDMEAFLNDRIPGDLPYLRHTYEGDDDMPAHIKASLLGTELTLAVENGRLATGTWQGIWLGEHRDHGGSRRLLVTAFGE; this comes from the coding sequence ATGTGGCAGCGCAAGACGCTGAAGCTCAAAGCACGCTCCCGCGGTTTCCATCTGGTCACCGATGAGATCCTCACCCAGCTCCCCGAACTCGCCGGGATGCATATCGGCCTGCTGCACCTGCAACTGCTCCACACCTCGGCCTCATTGACGCTGAATGAGAACGCCGATCCCGACGTGCGCCACGATATGGAGGCGTTCCTCAATGACCGGATACCCGGTGACCTGCCCTACCTGCGCCATACTTACGAAGGCGATGACGACATGCCCGCGCACATCAAGGCCAGCCTGCTCGGCACCGAGCTGACCCTGGCGGTGGAAAACGGAAGGTTGGCCACTGGCACCTGGCAAGGGATCTGGCTCGGCGAGCACCGCGACCACGGCGGCAGCCGGAGACTACTGGTCACCGCCTTCGGCGAATGA